A section of the Babylonia areolata isolate BAREFJ2019XMU chromosome 1, ASM4173473v1, whole genome shotgun sequence genome encodes:
- the LOC143287016 gene encoding serine/arginine-rich splicing factor 2-like, producing MSYGRGPPSIEGMVSLKVDNLTYRTTPEDLRRAFEKYGDVGDVYIPRDRFNRESRGFAFVRFFDRRDAEDAMDSMDGAILDGREVRCQMARYGRPAEPFRRGPPRRGGRYRSRSRSRSRDRDHRSRRSRYSRSRSRSRSYSKSRSRSRSRSNSRDRRDHSRSGSKSRSRSPARSEGSGKDDIQENGD from the exons ATGAGTTACGGACGAGGTCCACCAAGCATCGAAGGAATGGTGTCGCTGAAAGTCGACAATTTGACATATAGAACAACCCCAGAAGATCTTCGACGTGCCTTTGAAAAATATGGAGACGTGGGCGACGTTTACATCCCGCGTGATCGTTTCAACCGGGAAAGCAGGGGGTTTGCCTTTGTGCGATTTTTTGATCGCCGAGATGCTGAGGACGCGATGGATTCGATGGATGGAGCAATTCTGGATGGCAGAGAAGTAAGATGTCAGATGGCTCGATATGGAAGACCAGCCGAACCGTTCAGACGGGGACCACCAAGGCGAGGTGGCCGATACAG GTCAAGGTCACGATCCAGGTCCCGTGATCGTGACCATCGTAGTCGCAGAAGTAGGTATTCAAGGAGCCGCTCCCGAAGCCGATCATACAGCAAGAGTAGGAGTCGAAGccgcagcagaagcaacagcagggATAGAAGGGATCACAGCCGATCAGGATCAAAGTCACGTTCTCGGAGTCCTGCCAGATCTGAGGGCTCAGGAAAAGACGACATTCAAGAGAATGGAGACTGA
- the LOC143287027 gene encoding transmembrane protein 184B-like — MVISNTTVTSVTHLLNTTRSTTTLSTTAGPSSTNTTKAIPTTANSSSFDNITSAQPLIFLQTPVAQGIAGTFAFAAILITVHQIYLHLRYYTCPNEQRWIVRILFIVPIYSFDSFLSLMFFNNDNYYVYFDSIRDCYEAFVIYSFLSLCYEYLGGEGSIMSEIRGNPIRSSWLWCTCCLSGNQYTIGFLRFCKQATLQFCIVKPVMAILTLLLQAFGYYKDGNFSPASGYLYITIIYNISISLALYALLLFYFATQELLSAYEPVLKFCIIKSVIFLSFWQGVVLAIFEKSGVISPIFMEDGETRVGVGTVSAGWQNFFICMEMFLAAIALRFAFPHSVYSSGAGIVHGRTVSLQSISSSLKETMNPRDIMQDAIHNFHPQYQQYTQHAQYGGSKQVPYQRDEDGGDYGWNQGSYYQQECPVGGGGGGAATGMTSHHQQQRQQTTQAVGIPGRKQRFNEKSTLLSSDDEFQ; from the exons ATGGTTATTTCCAATACAACTGTCACATCTGTGACCCATTTGCTGAACACGAcacgatcaacaacaacactgtcaaccACAGCAGGCCCCTCTTCAACCAACACCACAAAGGCCATCCCCACCACCGCAAACAGTAGTTCCTTTGACAACATCACATCTGCACAGCCTCTGATTTTCCTGCAAACTCCAGTGGCTCAGGGAATTGCAGGCACTTTTGCCTTTGCCGCAATCCTTATCACTGTCCATCAG atttATCTTCATCTTCGCTACTACACATGTCCCAACGAGCAGCGATGGATTGTTCGCATCCTCTTCATTGTTCCCATCTACTCCTTTGATTCCTTTCTCTCCCTTATGTTCTTCAACAATGACAACTACTATGTCTACTTTGATAGTATCAGAGATTGTTATGAAG CTTTTGTGATCTACAGTTTCCTCAGCTTGTGCTATGAATATCTTGGTGGAGAGGGATCAATCATGTCAGAAATTCGAGGCAATCCAATCAG GTCCAGCTGGCTGTGGTGCACATGCTGCTTGTCTGGCAATCAGTACACCATCGGCTTTCTCCGCTTCTGCAAACAG GCGACACTTCAGTTCTGCATTGTTAAACCTGTGATGGCGATCCTCACTCTCTTGCTGCAGGCCTTTGGATACTACAAGGATGGAAACTTCTC GCCGGCCAGTGGCTACCTGTACATCACCATCATCTACAACATCTCTATCAGCCTGGCTCTCTATGCCCTCCTGCTTTTCTACTTCGCCACACAGGAGCTGCTCAGTGCTTACGAACCTGTGCTGAAGTTCTGTATCATCAAGTCTgtcatctttctctccttctggcAAG GTGTGGTGTTGGCTATCTTCGAAAAGTCTGGTGTGATCAGCCCAATCTTCATGGAGGATGGAGAAACCAGGGTTGGCGTGGGCACCGTTTCTGCAGGCTGGCAGAATTTCTTCATCTGCATGGAGATGTTTCTGGCCGCCATCGCTCTGCGCTTTGCCTTCCCACACAGCGTGTACAGCTCTGGCGCTGGCATTGTGCATGGGCGCACAGTGTCTCTGCAGAGCATTTCATCGTCACTCAAGGAAACCATGAACCCTCGAGACATCATGCAGGACGCCATCCACAACTTCCACCCCCAGTACCAGCAGTACACCCAGCACGCCCAGTATGGGGGATCCAAGCAG GTTCCCTATCAGCgtgatgaagatggaggagactaTGGTTGGAACCAAGGCAGCTACTACCAGCAGGAATGCCccgtgggtggaggtggtggtggggcagcAACAGGGATGACAtcacaccaccaacagcagcgtCAACAGACAACTCAGGCTGTCGGCATTCCCGGACGTAAGCAACGTTTCAACGAAAAATCAACACTGCTTAGTTCTGATGATGAATTCCAGTGA